A region of Gloeocapsa sp. PCC 73106 DNA encodes the following proteins:
- the tkt gene encoding transketolase — protein sequence MVVQTQSLEELCINAIRFLAIDAVEKANSGHPGLPMGAAPMAFVLWDRFLRFNPKNPKWLNRDRFVLSAGHGCMLQYALLYLTGYDSVSLEDIKQFRQWNSKTPGHPENHVTAGIEVTTGPLGQGIANGVGFAMAEAHLAATFNKPDFPMIDHYTYVILGDGCNMEGISGEACSLAGHLGLGKLIALYDDNHISIDGSTDLSFTEDVGKRYEAYGWHVQHVENGNTDLAAIEKAIAAAKAVTDKPSLIKVTTLIGYGSPNKADSHDVHGSPLGKDEIKATRQNLGWSYPEFEVPSEVLDHFRKAVDRGATYQEEWEQLFQNYQAQYPEEAALLSRMLTGKLPEGWEKALPTYTPESKADATRNQSGATLNALAGVLPELFGGSADLAPSNKTLLKGYGDFQKGQYQNRNLRFGVREHGMGAICNGIALHGSGLIPYGATFLVFTDYMRNSIRLSAISEAGVIWVMTHDSVALGEDGPTHQPVEHIASLRAIPQLVVMRPADGNETSGAYKVAVENRHRPTLLALSRQNLPNLAGSSIEATAKGAYILNDCEGTPELILIGTGGETHLCVEAGARLSQEGIKVRVVSMPSWELFDMQDSAYRESVLPKAATKRLAVEAGSSMGWCRYVGSEGDTISIDHFGASAPGEIVMEKFGYTVDNVVNKAKALLG from the coding sequence ATGGTTGTTCAAACCCAGTCACTCGAAGAACTCTGTATCAATGCTATTCGTTTTCTAGCCATAGACGCCGTAGAAAAAGCTAACTCCGGTCACCCCGGCTTACCCATGGGAGCAGCTCCTATGGCTTTTGTTCTGTGGGATCGCTTTCTGCGCTTTAACCCTAAAAACCCCAAATGGTTAAACCGCGATCGCTTCGTCCTTTCCGCAGGACACGGCTGTATGCTACAATACGCACTATTATATCTTACTGGGTACGACAGCGTTAGTCTCGAAGACATCAAACAATTCCGTCAATGGAACTCGAAAACCCCCGGTCATCCAGAAAACCATGTTACCGCGGGTATAGAAGTAACCACCGGACCCCTGGGACAGGGAATAGCCAACGGCGTCGGTTTCGCCATGGCAGAAGCCCATCTAGCCGCAACCTTTAACAAGCCAGATTTTCCCATGATCGACCATTACACCTACGTTATCCTAGGGGATGGGTGTAACATGGAAGGTATCTCTGGTGAAGCTTGCTCCCTCGCAGGTCACCTGGGTTTAGGCAAACTCATCGCCCTCTACGACGATAACCACATCTCCATCGATGGCTCCACCGACCTATCTTTTACCGAAGACGTGGGTAAACGTTACGAAGCCTACGGCTGGCACGTACAACACGTAGAAAACGGTAATACAGACTTAGCAGCGATTGAGAAAGCGATCGCCGCAGCTAAAGCCGTCACGGATAAACCCTCCCTGATTAAGGTAACTACCCTAATCGGTTACGGTTCTCCCAACAAAGCCGACAGTCACGACGTTCATGGTTCCCCCCTGGGTAAAGACGAGATTAAAGCGACTCGCCAAAACCTAGGTTGGTCTTACCCCGAATTCGAAGTCCCATCTGAAGTACTAGATCATTTTCGTAAAGCCGTAGATAGGGGTGCTACCTATCAAGAGGAATGGGAGCAACTGTTCCAGAACTATCAAGCCCAATATCCTGAAGAAGCGGCTCTACTCAGTCGTATGCTCACAGGTAAACTCCCCGAAGGCTGGGAAAAAGCTTTACCTACCTATACACCCGAGAGTAAAGCAGACGCCACCCGCAACCAATCGGGCGCTACCCTCAACGCCTTAGCAGGGGTTTTACCCGAGTTATTCGGAGGCTCCGCCGATTTAGCCCCATCTAACAAGACACTACTAAAAGGTTACGGAGACTTCCAAAAAGGTCAATATCAAAACCGCAACCTACGTTTCGGTGTACGTGAACACGGTATGGGTGCTATCTGTAACGGTATCGCTCTCCATGGCTCGGGTTTAATTCCCTACGGCGCTACTTTCCTCGTCTTTACCGACTATATGCGCAACTCCATCCGTCTTTCTGCCATATCAGAAGCGGGAGTAATTTGGGTGATGACCCACGATTCGGTAGCTTTAGGAGAAGATGGACCCACTCACCAACCCGTCGAACATATCGCCTCTTTGCGTGCTATACCACAGCTTGTAGTTATGCGTCCTGCAGATGGCAACGAAACCTCAGGAGCCTATAAAGTCGCCGTAGAAAATCGGCACCGTCCTACTCTTTTGGCTCTATCACGTCAAAATCTACCCAATTTAGCGGGAAGTTCCATCGAAGCCACCGCTAAAGGCGCCTATATCCTCAATGATTGTGAGGGAACACCAGAACTAATCTTAATTGGGACGGGAGGAGAAACCCACCTCTGCGTTGAAGCAGGAGCCCGATTGAGTCAAGAAGGGATTAAGGTACGTGTGGTTTCCATGCCCAGTTGGGAACTATTTGACATGCAAGATTCCGCTTACCGCGAATCGGTCCTACCCAAAGCAGCGACCAAGAGATTAGCCGTAGAAGCAGGTTCCAGCATGGGCTGGTGTCGTTACGTAGGTAGTGAAGGCGATACCATCAGTATTGATCACTTCGGCGCTTCCGCACCTGGCGAGATAGTCATGGAAAAATTTGGCTATACTGTAGACAACGTCGTAAATAAAGCCAAAGCTTTGTTAGGTTAA